Genomic segment of Saccopteryx bilineata isolate mSacBil1 chromosome 9, mSacBil1_pri_phased_curated, whole genome shotgun sequence:
TAGCCAGGCGGCACCCCCATACACAGCCTGCCTCCCAGAGAGGGCTCCCCACACTCCAGCTCCAACATCCACAAATACAAGTGGCGAATGCTTCCAGAGGCCAACCATAAAGACAGGCAAACAGTGAAGAGAGCCCCAGTGTACCAAGTACCATGAGGACTCGTGCAGAAATGACTAGACTATAAATGACCCCAGTGGGGCCACCTCTGGGCTCAGCCCCGCACCCGGGGTTATCACCGCGCAGCCTCGCCGGCGTGTCCCCTCTCGACGCCCACCCTTACCGGAGCCGTGCCTCTGGCGCAGAAGGACCGCCTGGCCGCGTGGTGGCGACGCTGACGATGCAGCGGCTGCAGCAGCCACGGTGGCGGTAGCTGTGTGGGCGGCGGAGTCCGTGGCGGCGACCTCGGGGACTCTGGGCCCTGGACCAGGACCGAGGGTGGCGGAGGGGCTCCCCGGAGGCGGGTTCTCGTCGCCGCCGCTGGGCGCGGAAGTGGCGCGGCCCGCGGCGCGGGTGGCGCCCACGTGGTTGGCGTTGGAGGCGCTGGCGGCGCTGGCGGGGCCGTGGCGACGCGGGCCGCTGCTCTGGATGTGGGAGACGGCTTCGGCCGCCTGCATGTTGGGCGGCGCGAAGCGCGAGAGCACGCGCAGCAGCGCCTGCGCCTTGTGCTCCTGCGTGTCGTCGTCGCTGTAGTCTGACACGCGGCACTCGTACACGCCCTCGTCTTGCTGCCGCACGGCGGACAGCCGCAGCCGGTGCGAGATGTCATTGCCTTGGACACGCACGGTCTGCAAGAGAGCCGAGCTGGGGTCAGAGGCCAGGGTGGCCAGGCTGCCCCCCCCACCGTGGCGCCCTCATGCCACAGCGCCCCAACACTTCTCCCTCCGAGGTGTGCCCATTGTCACCCCTCAGGTTTCCTTCCTCCCCTTGTCTTCCCCGTGGCATGGGGCTCCCCACTCTGACTGGGCCCAGGGTGGCCCTGCCCATCGCACTGTGTCCCCAGGTCCCCATCATCCTAACCGAAGGCTTTAAAACGGGGCGTGCAACAGGCAGCGTGGGCTGCGGCATGGCCTTCAGTCCCGCCTCCACATCTGCCACCATGACGCTTCTTCATTCTAAAGTCTGCAGGGCCTGAGTGGTGTCTGCAGGACACCACCCTGCCCTCGGAGGACATATACCTGCTCACATCCCACAGCCCTACAGAGCTAGCCCTCCACCCTCCCAAATGGGCAGGGGACTCTGAGGCTGCTGCCGGCCCTTGTGGCTCCCTATTCCTCATGAACCTGCCCTTCTCCTGGTCGGCCTGGCGCTCCCAACAACTAAGGgctcacctccccacccctgcagctCGGTGGGCTCCCTGGGGAAGTGCCCCATCTGTGGCCCTCACCTTGCACCTGGGAAACCCTCACCTCTGAACCTAGTGCCAGAGGAGGCCCTGGCAGTCTTCAGACCCTGGTATTTGCACCGTCCAGCTGAGGAAGCTTGGGCGCATCTCCTCCCTGAGTTACAGACCCCATGAGCCCCGGCTCGATGAAACCTGGTCAGACCACTCACAAcacccctgcctcccctccccggcAAGCCTACGACACCTGTTACTAGACCTGCAACCCAGGCCAGAAGAAGGCTGCAGGAGGGCACTGGCTAGGCCTGGGGCAAGGGTGGGGCCCACCAGCCGGAGCAGGGTCTCAGCCGGGCGAGGAGCAGCCACTCCACTCGCTGGGAGGAACGCTCCTCCAGCGGAGGAGATGCAGGCCGACAGGCAGGGCCTGAGCGGCCGCAGGGGAAGGAAAAGTTTACAGGTGGCGTGAAGGGGAGGCAAGAGATTCAAGCCTGGGACCCTCGATTTATACAAAGGAGAAACTGATCCCGCTACTGGCAACAGATGGCGCCCGGACACACCGAGCAGCCGCCAACGCGGGGCTGCGAGGAAGTCCCTGCATCAGCAGGGCTGCCGAGCCTTTCTAACAGGGAGGAAGCTGCGGGGCGCAAAGCGGCCAGAAGGGGGCTCCCGCGGCCCGCGCCGGGCTCCACACTTACGCTGATTTTAGTTGCATCCTTATTTGTTACCTAAAatgcaaagagggagagagggagacattaGGCTCTCAGCTTTCAGGCCGGGGGGACTCAGATGTGCCACCGGCCAAGGGACTCTCCGTAGGTGGTCTGGGACTCAAAACCGCTGGGGTGTGGCGGGGGCTGCGTGCGCGGAGCACCTCGGGATTTCCAGGAGTGAGTCGGGAAGGAGGCAGGGCGTGCAGCTAAGCATGGTGCTTGGCCAAGGAAAGGCTGCCCTGGCACACCTGCTGGCCAAAGAGGGGAGGCTGACGGTGGGAAGGAATGATTGACCATCTCCACCCTTTGCAGCATCTCTGTTCCTGCTGTGTTTTTCTAAACCTTGTGAAAAACTGGATGGAAGGTCTGGTGTATCTGTGGGATGCTGGGTAGAGGGAGACgcgagagtgtgtgtgtgtgtgtgtgtgcgtgtgcatgtgtgacaGTGTATATAAGAGACTGTGGGTTGAAGCACGGCGGCTGTGGGTGCCTTCCTCCTGATCCTGTAAGGATTGGAGGTGTGGCCTGGGGGCTTCCCGCTGTACAGGGTGCTCTGCTGGTCTCTGGAATGCAGCCCAGAGGAGATGAACTCTTTGGCCTGGTGCCCTGGGGACCTCTGAATGGCAGAGGGCAGGGAAAGCCCAGTGGACCAAGTGGTCTTTCCTCACCAGCCAGCACCCATCAGACTCTGGGCCCGCAGCCAGCCAGCAAGAGCAGGCCAACCGGATGAGGTGTGGCTTCTTAGGGGAGAGGTGTGGACTTCGTGGAGGTTCCGGAGAAGGGAACGAAAGAACACGATTTGGGGGTAACCACTGGTGGTGTTGAAGATGCCACTGGGACGGGGAGGGTGGGAGATGGGCCGCGCCACAGGGTGGCGCTCTGCCTTCCTGCCGGGTGACCCACcgcccagcctgaccagggatccCCGTTACCTTGCTCCGGGCACCGGGCACGCTGAGCGCCAGTTCGTGCAGCAGCTCCCGGGGCGGCTCTTTCAGGTACCACCACTGAATCTCCAGCGAATACGAGGTGGCTCCGCTGGCCCGGAAAGCGCAGGGCATTTCGATGTCGTCTCCCTCCAGTACTGTCACATCTTTGGGGACTTCGGTAAATGTAGCtgggggcggggaagagagaggcgTGACCAGCTGTGGGGCGGAGGCCTGGGGCTGCCCGAGGGGAAAGGCTCGCCCCGGCTCGCGGGCCGCGCGCTTCCCGCCTTCGGCTCCACGCGAAAGCTCAGGTGCCAGCGAAGTTCCTTCAGCAGCTGCGGGGCCGCCACAGAGACCCGCCGCCGCAGCACGCTCTTCCCTCCGGGGCGGCGGGGCGCCCTGAGCGGCGCACGCTGCTTACCCGCGCCACCGCACTACCCGAGCTGGGCTGGGGCGTGCCAACTcccgcgccccgcgccccgcCTTTCCGCAGCTGGATCCCGGTCCCGCTCCCAGTGACCCGGGGCCGCGGCGGTGGCGACCCTCCGCCGCTCTCTTCCCCCTACCCCTCCGGGCCCGGCTGCACGCCGGGATTGCTGGAGACCGGGaaccttctccttttcctccttctccgcGGCGACCCCGGCAGGCCAGCCCTGACTGCCCTGGCAAGGGTCACCCGAGCCCCCACGGCAGCGAAGTTCCCGCGCTCACCGTCGGCCACGAAGAGCAGCAGGGCGTGCAGCAGCAGCGGCGGCAGGTATCCAAGGGCGCCGCGCTGGTTCCGCTGTTCCATCTCCCGCGGggggcgcggcggcggcggcgtggGCTCGGATCCGGTCGGGGCTCCGGCTAGGACGCCTCCGAACCTGCCATGATCCCGCGCGGAGCCCCCTCCCCCGGCCGCCAGCGGCCGCCAATCAGTCCTGCTCCCTCGCCGGCTTGCCCGGCGCGGCTCCGGCGGGAGCGGGGGGTCTGCGCGAGGGGCGCAGAACGCGAGGTCCCGCCTGGAGACTACTGGCGATGGGTCTGTGCCTCCCTCTATCCCGGCGTCCGCTGGACGATGGGGAACCGCAGGCTAGTCTCTGCCCCGCGGGCCGGGGAGGAGCTGGGCCGGGCCAGGACTCATCTCTGGCCAGGAGAGCGCGCGCCTCGGAGATGCGAGCAGAATTCTGCCTCCTGGTCTCCTTCTGGTTGGGGACTGCCACCTCCTCCGGTTCCTGCCGAGCTCCCCCGTCTCCGCCTCCGCCGGTCGCTCCGCGGCTCTTTCCGCAAGGCGAGTGGGCGCTCAGCCGCGGCGCGCAGACCTGGCGTCCGACCCAGGGCAGCGCAGGGAGAGCGGGTCCGGTGTGGCGGACCCAGAGCCGGAGagaggcggggagggggggggaaggaagggggaaggggaaagggagaggacgGTCAGTGGCTGGGTGCCGAGCCGCCTCCGCCGCTGcatcaccccccctcccctccccagcaccGCCCCCGCCCCGAGCACCccgtcccccccctccccgcaccGCGGGGGTCGCTGGCTGGAACCACAGTCTCTCCGGTTGGAGCGCAGCCCCGCCCTGCACCCGCTCCGGCTGGGGGGCCCTCCCACCCAAACTCTCCCTGGCTTCTTCCCAATTTCCATCGCCGGAGACGGCCGCTTATCCCCGCACGCCGCGTAGCCCTCTCCGCAGACCCCCGCCCTTAACTCCTTACCCCGGTTTGGGCAACGTGACAGACCGTTCTTTGTCCCAGGCCTAGGCCATGGCTGGTGGGTGGGCGCCCGGGGCCCAGGAGAAAGGCGGAGCGCTCTGTCCGGCCGGGGACAAGGCCGGGTGACGGCGGCGACGCTGGGAGCCTGCAGTGTGCGAGCGAGAAGTGAGCGCAGAGCGCCGGGCGAGCAGGTGCCCGTGGCGCGGAGAGCGCACGAGCGAGCCAGCAAGCAGAAGCCGTGAGTGACGGCAGAGGGGCgggcgtggggtggggtggggagcgcCCCGCACTCAGGGCCCCGGAGGTTTCCGGGGGCGGGGGGGTCCTGCGCCTCAGTCGCTGGTCCCTGCGTCCCCACTCGTTCTTCGCTGGTCGCGGCCCTCCGACCCCCGCCCCGCTTCCTGGGTGTGCTGGGGATTCCCGAGGCGGCGGGGAGGCAAAGGTTGTGTCCACAGCCGCGTTCCGGAGCCCAGCCCCCGCATCCTGGTACCTTTCCCGGCCCTCACCGGAAGCCTGCTCCCGCCCCAGCCCTCTGCGGGAGTGCGGTCTGGTCCCCAAGGGGAAATGCGGGGTGGGCTTGTGGTTCGGACGGGCGTACAGGTAGTTGTAGGGGTGAGTCCGGGCTGGGTTTGGGTCCTTCTTGTTCTCTTTCCTCACGGGAGCGCCCCCCCCCAAGTCAGTGCCTTCCAGTATCTCTGCCCCTTATCCCTCTGCTTCTAACCGCTGGCTCTGACCTGAGGCTGGGAAGGAAAGACCCCGTGGACACCCCTGACTACTTGCCCTGTCCCCAGCGTTTCCCAGGCCgcagggtggggtggagtggggggtcCCTGGGAGCCAGCGAGCCAGCGCAGGGGAAGAAAACCTGCAAGGCAGATACCTCCCAGCAGCCCGTCTGGTCCAGGCTGCCATAGTACCGCCTCACAGGGAAAGGAGCCTCAGGCCATTTCAAAGCTCTGTCCTTACCCACAGGGGTGGCCCTGGACAACGCCCTTTGCCCCCTTCCAGGTCTGGGTTTCAGTATTCTCACCTGTGGCCAGTGACAGTCCCTTCCTCTCAGGCCATCTGTTGAGCCTCCTTGGCCCCCGTCTCTGGCCAGGACAGGGAGGAATGTTTAGGGCCTTCCTGCTCCCCTGCGGTTTTTCTCTGGACCCAAAAAGGCTGTGGCCAGCTGCCCTCTTTCATTTCATCCCCCATGGGCCTGGAACTTCCCTTTAGAAGTCCCACTGTCCTTTAGAAAAGGTCTTTGGATGGTGACAGTAAGGTCCTGCTGGCCCCCACTGCTGTCCTCGGCTTCTGAAGGGAGGGGGCAGACGTGCTCTGCGCTTGCCAGATGTGTGTTCTCAGGGAGGACTCTCGGGAAGCCGATTCATTTGGGGACTGGTCCTGAGCAGGGTTCCGATGGCAAGAGCTGGCCCATGGCCATTGCCTGTCGGGAGGGCAGGTCTGAGCCATGGTAGAAGGCCAGTGATGGGGGTGCATTGCGGGGAATTCCTGCAGCACGAGAGGGAGTCAGTCTAGTCTTGCAGAGCTGAACCCCCTTGTGAGGCAAGGTGTTTCTCGCCCACTGCGTGGTTGGTGTTACTACAGCGAGAGTAACAGGTACACTTCTCTGCGTGCTTCTCGTGCGTGAGGGGCCGGTGCACACTCTCCATGCCTGAGTTCTCAGCACGGCCGACCACCACCTGAGGCTTCTCCTGCAGAAAGCAGACCCTCCACCCCCTGCTCAGAACCCTGCAGTGGCTCCCTTCCATTCAGGACAAACACCAGTGGCCCAGCAGTGGCTGACAAGGTCAAATcccgtgccccctcccccccgtccTCACCTTGTGTTTTCTGTGCTTTCCCTGCTCATACTCTTCTGGCCACCCTGGTCTTCTTCCTACTAGGAGGGGCGCCCagcccagggcctttgcatcagCTGTATCACCTTCCTGgattgctctgcccctctgccccgaTGGCCAACCCCATCATGTTCCTCCCTGAGGCCCACGGGACGTCTGTGCTACTGCTGCcccccacccagcactcccaccctCACTTTGCCACCTGCTTTCTCCTGTCGCTGTCTTTTAACATAGGAGGAACATCCCCGTGCAGCGTGCTCTCTGTTCATGGGCCGGGGCCCGCTGACTGCTTGGCTCACAGCTTTGCTCTCCGGCACCTAGGACAGGGTCATGCATAGAATAGGAATTtcaattcagtaaatgtttgcggAGTGAATGGATGAGCTCACTGAACCCCAACAACAACCCTGTGGGGTAGATGCCGTGATTTCACCCCACGTTAGAGGTGAGGTGGTGGATGTGCTCGAAGAGCgtaaggaacttgcccaaggtcaggcAGGTGGTGGGTCTTCACCCAGGTCTGTCTTGACGCTTggatcctcatttttttttacctccgaCACCCAGCTTTGCCCTCCTCCAGGTGAGGCTCTGGTCCCTGCACGTGGCGTGGGTGAGGAGAGCAAGGGCCCTCATCCCGTGGCTGCCGGGAGCCCGGGCTAGCCTGGTGGCTCTTCCCTGCCAGCTGGCTGGCAGCAGAGCGGCTCTGTGGACAGGGTCTGCTTGCTCTGCTGTCCCCACTGGTGGACTGTGAGGGCAGCAGCTGCTCTGAATTTCTTCTCTACGTCTTCAACTCTCCGCCGGCCTGAGCCATGCCGAGGGCTCAGGAAGCATTGGAACTGGGAGCACGGTTGGGGGTGCTGGGAAGGGACACGTTGCCTGTCCATTGCCGGGGTTTCCTGGAGGGTCTTCTGCCTCTTTGACTGAGCCCTTTGTCCAGTTGGAGGATCCGTGAGCTGAAACCAGGCTGCAGTGCCCGGTTTTTTTTGCCTGTGCCTGGCCGGCACCCTCCTGCAGGGTCACTGtgtcctggtggtggtggtgtgggggagtATGGTCACGGGAGGCTGTGAAGGAGGCATATTCATGATGGAGTATGTGTGTGGTTTCCCCAAAGGGAGACTTCTCTCTGGGCACACAGCCACTCAGCTCTACCAACTGCCTGTGTCCCTTGGGCTCCCACTGCAACGGCCTGTTTAGAGTGGGTTTCCTGCTGATGGACCTGTGGGAGCATTTCAGGACTGTTGTGTCTCCAGTCCTTAGCGCTCAGCAGAGGCAGTTCAGACAGCCTTCGGGCTACAAGgttacccctctctctctccatccagaCCCTGAGATGCGTGAGAGGTGGCTGGGCCCAGGGACCTGGGAGAGAGCCCCTGTATCCTGATCGTAGGCCACACACAGTCTACCCGACCCACCCATCTGGCTGTGCCCgccccctgccttcttcctcctGCCCACCGTCCCTCCTTGCCCCGTCAGGGTCGGGTCGGGGTCGGGCTGCGCGTTGGGGTCTGCACTGCCCGGCAATCTCATCTTGTGGACGGATTCACTGGACTCGCAAAAGCATGTTTGAAAGTGCCACTTAAAATGACTGCccggcctggccaggcggtggcgcagtggatagagcgtcgtactgggatgcagaggacccaggttcgagaccctgaggtcgccagcttgagcacgggctcatctggtttgagcaggctcaccagcttgaacccaaggtcgctggctcgagcaaggggttactcagtctgctgaaggcccgtggtcaaggcacgtatgaaaaagcaatcaatgaacaactaaggtgttgcaatgcacaatgaaaaactaatgattgatgcttctcatctctttccattcctgtctgtccgtccctgtctatccctctctctgactctctctctctgtctctgtaaaaaataaataaataaaatgactgcCCGGCCTCTTGTGAGAGCACCCTTAAATTACTGCACTCCGTGAAGGTTCTTCCTGGAACACACTTGCAGAGTTTATTTATTGTGATGCTCGGGGTCCTCCCGCAGCGCCGGTTCTGAGATCCTCTTCACGGCTGACCTTTCCTGTCCTCCCGCGCCACGCAGGGCAGCATTGATTTTGGGTAAATGTATTTTGAGTCCACGATGCAGCCCACCTATACACTTTTCTATCAGTCATCCCGGCACACTCTGTGTACCTGAACGCTTACAGGGAAACACCAGATTTATGAGGTCTTTTATTTTTGGCCAATTTAGTCATTTACTAGCCATCAGTGTCAGGGGGATAAAGGCCCCGACGTCATCCCCCAGGAAGACTCCTCTGCAAGGGGCACCGGTCAGGTCAGCTGCTCCAGGTGGGGGCAGCGGTGGCCGAGGCGTGGTGCTGCCTGTGTCCTGGATCATGGGGACGGCACCCTCTAAGGGGCCGAACGCTCTAGACGTGAGGGGAGCAAGTGGCAAAGCTCAGCTGGGTTCCTGTTGCCTCTTCGGCTCCGCCTTCCGTCCGAGGAGGACAGCAGCTCCTGCCCCGTCTCAGAGCCATCAGGGAGGCACCCTGCGCGTGCACCCCACCGCGCAGGCCGGGGTGGCGGTCAGCCTGTGCCAGGCCAGCAGCGAGCAGTTAGGGATGCACCGTTGTCAGGCCCCCAGGGTCAGCCTGTGTGGGGGTCACCAGGCTGGGTCCCTGAGTCTGGGGCTGTTTGTTTGCTGGTTGGAGGCAGGATGGGCTGGGCTCGGAGACTGTCTGCAGAGGAGAGAAGCTCCAGGCAGAGCCAGCGAACATTCACTCAGCCAACACGTCCTGAGAACCTATAGTGCATGAGTCCGGCACACGTCTGTGGGCACCGACTCCGTGTGCGCCCGGAGCCGGGGACCCGCGGCATCTGGCCCGCAGGGCACCTCATTTCAGCCCAGAGGGGCACGGACGGCCCTGCATGGAAGTGGCAAAGACCGAGTGCAATCACCTCAGACAGTGCTGTTGACATGCAGCACGCACGCGCACAAcgacacatgcacatgcacgcaCAGACACGCACGCGCACAGacacgcacatgcacgcacacacatgcacacgcacgcacagacACGCACAGACACGCACATGCACGCGCACGTACagacacacgtgcacatgcacgcacacacatgcacacgcgcgCACAGacacgcgcgcgcacgcacagacacgcgcacgcgcgcgcacacatgcAGTGACAGTCCCGGGGCCGGGAGAGGACCTGGGGGAGGAAGGGTGAGTAAGGCGGGGTTTCGGAGGGTAGAAGGCGGCCCTGCGTCGTGAGGGAGGGGTGCACGGTGGGGACGGGGCGCCAGCGCCGCTGGCGAGGGCACACGGGGGGCTTGTGCCGCGCAGGGTTTCTGTGCACAGAGCACGGGCTCAGAGCCCACAGTCTTCCACACGCTTCCACTCTGGACTGGGGAGCCAGTCAGGCAGAGGTGACCCCAGCGTGGCCGAGACCTTCAGGACGGTGGGGGGTGGGTCCCGGCTGGGAAGACATCCTTCCCGTGAGGCCTTTTCCGCTCAGCCCTGAGCGGGCACGGAGCGGAACCCGGACCGACTTTGGTGGGACGGGGCCAGGGTGCCCGGCCTCCCAGGTGAGCGGCCAGCCGCCTGCGTGCATGTCCGTGTGGAGGCAGGAGAGGTGGGGCCGCGGCGGGGACACAGAGGAGCGTCCAGAGTGACAGGGTCGTGGGGTGCGCTGAGGGACAGGAAAGGCTAAGGCTTTGGACTGGAAAGTGACAAAGAGGCGTTCTGACCCTGATGGATGGCGGTGTGAGGTAGGGGTGGGAGCCGGGAAGCTGGGGTCCTTCGGGGGACGAGGGCCAGGAGCTGGGGGCAGCGGCCTGGCCGTTGCCACGGACCCTCCGTGTTTGGACCTGGCTCAGAGGAGAGTCTTGGACGAGCGCGCACTTCCTGCCACTCTCTTCACTCTGCTTGCGTCCTCCGTGACGAGGCCTCTGACGGACCCCAGCCCCTCTAGCTTGGTGTAAGGAAGGGGTGAGGGGTTCAGGGCCAGCCGGCCCCATGTAGCCCAAGTCCCAGGGCAAAGTGCCTCGTCCGGCTCTCCCTGGTTCCCCCACCTGCCCGAGGTGCCTGGGAGGGTCGTTGGGGTCTGAGTGGGACAACCCTCAGTCTCTTATTCTCTCCAACTGCGATGTGGGATTTTAATTCCTCCAGGCCCCCCTCCTATCCCCCACCTCCCACGGAGATGCTCAGAGGTGCTGCTGGTCCCCGATTGGCCAGAGTAGCAGGTGGGCAGCCGCCATCCCTGACGAGCCTCGTCTGAGCGAGCCCCTGCCTCAATGCCTCCTCCGCGGCTCCCGCTGGGAACACAGGGGGTGGGACAAGGTGGTGTCCCAGGCTGTGGAGTCCGCGGGGGTGTGGGAGGCTGGGCGGGCTTTGATTCAGACCCTGGTCTTGCCTTGGTCTCCTCTGATAGCCTCGGTCTTCGCATCTGTACACAGGGCACCAGCCTGGTTTGGGGTCACCCAGGGCTGAGCGGTACCAGCAGTGGCCACGTGCTGAAGCGTGACCCCACTGGCCTTGCTGTCATGAGGACGGAGGAGGGGGATCTCAGGGCGTTGTGTGGCCGGCGTCCTTGAGCCCGAGTGCTCGGGAGGGGTGGTGCTCTCGGGGTGAGGTGACCAGTGGAGCCGAGTGTCCCTTGAATGGATTTTATTGCCCGCCGCTGTGTGTGCTGTTTATTTAATCATTTGCTGGAGTAAATCTTACAGAGACCCAtggagagtttattttttaatttttaatattctctgtacACTCGGGGTTTTTATTTCCCACTAGATCTATTCGTTTAATTTAGTAGAGGACAGACAGTATACTTAACCAAAAATTGCTTTGACATTATGGAGAATTAAGAGGCTGGAGCCAGACGGATCGGAGCGGATCGATCTGTTTGAAATAAAGCTCTGTCATTTCCCCGTGTACTCTCTCCACCTTAATGGCGAGGATGGTGATTAGAAAACACGGGCTTGGCTTATAACGACCAGGGTCGGCCAGAAGGTCAGGGTCCTTGCTCCCCTGCTCCCCCCAGAGACCCGGAGAGGCCTGCCCCTTGACGAGAGATGTCGGGGTGGAGATGCTTTTGGGGGCAGAGGCGTCTGTGAACCACCAGCCTTCTGAACAGCTGTCTCACCCACTGGTCAGAGAACCCAGGTGAGCACAGAGCACTGAGACGCCGAGACTGGGGTGGCGGGAGCCGGGGACTCTGGTGAGTTTCCCCACCACGCCGAGCTGAGCCTCCGCTCCCCGTCAGAGGGCGCCGGCACCCCCTGCTTCCCAGGGCTGGCTATGG
This window contains:
- the VSTM2B gene encoding V-set and transmembrane domain-containing protein 2B, whose product is MEQRNQRGALGYLPPLLLHALLLFVADATFTEVPKDVTVLEGDDIEMPCAFRASGATSYSLEIQWWYLKEPPRELLHELALSVPGARSKVTNKDATKISTVRVQGNDISHRLRLSAVRQQDEGVYECRVSDYSDDDTQEHKAQALLRVLSRFAPPNMQAAEAVSHIQSSGPRRHGPASAASASNANHVGATRAAGRATSAPSGGDENPPPGSPSATLGPGPGPRVPEVAATDSAAHTATATVAAAAAASSASPPRGQAVLLRQRHGSGTGPTYTSDPLLSLLLLALHKLLGLLLGH